From the genome of Pseudoxanthomonas sp.:
CGCTGCGCGATATCAAGAACCTGCTCCAGGCTTTTTTGCCTCGACGGGTGCGCCGCGACCTCGGCTTGCGGTCGGCCAGGTGAGCGGGGATACTGTCCCCCAGTATCAGGATCGCCTGCGCAGATGCCCCATTCGCCCACCGAAAAGAAACGTGTCCTGACCCGCCTGCGCCGGATCCGCGGGCAGACCGAGGCTTTGGAGCGCGCGCTGGAAGCCGGTGCCGAGTGCGGCCCGGTGCTGCAGCAGATCGCCGCCATCCGTGGTGCGGTCAACGGCCTGATGTCCGAGGTGCTGGAAGCCCATATGCGTGAAACCTTCGGCCATCCCGCCGACGGCGAGGCCCAGCGCGAGGCGCGCGTGGCCGAAATGACCGGGTTGGTGCGGTCCTATCTCAAATAACGCGCGTCGCGCGTCGTTCCGTTTCCCCCCATTACGTAAAAGCAGGAGTCCACATCCATGAAATCCCGTGCCGCCGTTGCGTTCGGTCCCGGCAAGCCGCTGGAGATCGTCGAGATCGATGTCGCCCCGCCCAAGGCTGGCGAAGTGCTGGTCAAGATCACCCATACCGGCGTCTGCCACACCGACGCCTTCACCCTGTCCGGTGACGACCCGGAAGGCCTATTCCCGGCCGTGCTGGGCCACGAAGGCGCCGGCATCGTGGTCGAAGTCGGCGAGGGCGTGACCAGCGTCAAGCCGGGTGACCACGTCATTCCGCTGTACACCGCCGAATGTGGTGAATGCCTGTTCTGCAAGTCGGGCAAGACCAACCTATGTACCTCGGTGCGTGCCACCCAGGGCAAGGGCGTGATGCCCGACGGCACCACGCGCTTCTCCTACAACGGCGAGCCGATCTACCACTACATGGGCTGCTCGACCTTCAGCGAGTACACCGTGGTGGCCGAAGTCTCGCTGGCCAAGATCAACCCGGAAGCCAATCCCCAGCACGTGTGCCTGCTCGGTTGCGGCGTCACCACCGGCATCGGCGCGGTCCACAACACCGCCAAGGTCCAGGAAGGCGATTCGGTGGCCGTGTTCGGCCTGGGCGGCATCGGCCTGGCGGTGATCCAGGGCGCGCGCCAAGCCAAGGCCGGGCGCATCTTCGCCATCGACACCAATCCGTCCAAATTCGAGTTGGCCAAGCAGTTCGGCGCCACCGACTGCGTCAACCCGAAGGACTACGACAAGCCGATCCAGCAGGTCATCGTCGAGATGACCACCTGGGGTGTGGACCACACCTTCGAGTGCATCGGCAACGTCAACGTCATGCGCGCCGCGCTGGAATGCGCACACCGTGGCTGGGGCCAGAGCGTGATCATCGGCGTGGCCGGTGCGGGCCAGGAAATCTCGACCCGCCCGTTCCAGCTGGTCACCGGACGCCGTTGGCTGGGCACCGCCTTCGGTGGCGTGAAGGGCCGTAGCCAGTTGCCGGGCATGGTCGAGGACGCCATGAAGGGCGATATCGAACTGGCGCCGTTCGTCACCCACAGTTTGCCGCTTGAAGAGATCAACGAGGCCTTCGACCTGATGCATGAAGGCAAGTCGATTCGTACGGTGATTTCCTACTGACCGTCGCCGTGCGCTTGGGCGTGCGGAAGCCTCCGCACGCTTTATCTGTCGTGTAAACGGGAGGAAACAGATGAGCGCTTTATCGATACATCCGAGTGTGGATCATGGCGTCAAGAAAGGGGATGCCGGCTTCGGTGGCGGCACCCTGCAATGCAGGTGCGGCAGCGACAAGGTCGAAGTGAGGGTCGGCTCCAATGTCGCGCACAACCATGCCTGCGGCTGCACCAAGTGCTGGAAGCCGCAAGGCGCGGCGTTCTCGGTGGTCGGCGTGGTGTCACGTGACAACGTCAGCGTCACCGCCAACGCGGACAAGCTGTCCATCGTCGACGAGAAAGCCACGATCCAGCGCCATGCCTGCAAGGC
Proteins encoded in this window:
- a CDS encoding metal/formaldehyde-sensitive transcriptional repressor; amino-acid sequence: MPHSPTEKKRVLTRLRRIRGQTEALERALEAGAECGPVLQQIAAIRGAVNGLMSEVLEAHMRETFGHPADGEAQREARVAEMTGLVRSYLK
- the gfa gene encoding S-(hydroxymethyl)glutathione synthase; translated protein: MSALSIHPSVDHGVKKGDAGFGGGTLQCRCGSDKVEVRVGSNVAHNHACGCTKCWKPQGAAFSVVGVVSRDNVSVTANADKLSIVDEKATIQRHACKACGTHMYGRIENKDHAFYGLDFIHVELSPQPGWEEPRFAAFVSSIIEGGGARPEQMDGVRARLTELNLPPYDCLNPPLMDILATQTAKLSGVLQ
- a CDS encoding S-(hydroxymethyl)glutathione dehydrogenase/class III alcohol dehydrogenase, with translation MKSRAAVAFGPGKPLEIVEIDVAPPKAGEVLVKITHTGVCHTDAFTLSGDDPEGLFPAVLGHEGAGIVVEVGEGVTSVKPGDHVIPLYTAECGECLFCKSGKTNLCTSVRATQGKGVMPDGTTRFSYNGEPIYHYMGCSTFSEYTVVAEVSLAKINPEANPQHVCLLGCGVTTGIGAVHNTAKVQEGDSVAVFGLGGIGLAVIQGARQAKAGRIFAIDTNPSKFELAKQFGATDCVNPKDYDKPIQQVIVEMTTWGVDHTFECIGNVNVMRAALECAHRGWGQSVIIGVAGAGQEISTRPFQLVTGRRWLGTAFGGVKGRSQLPGMVEDAMKGDIELAPFVTHSLPLEEINEAFDLMHEGKSIRTVISY